The DNA window ATTGATTCGAGGACCCTCGTCTGTTTTAACAGTTCTTGAAATTTTTGTAACAAATTATTCTACTCTGTTTATATGTGAAAGATACACTTAATTGTTCTTTCCTTGGCTTTGCTTTTAAAGTGAATATGAATTTATTCTCATATTTGTTTGCTATGTCTAaacttatattaaaaaattatataattaatgttaaaaatattattattgtatTGATATctagaaaatatataaaaaataattgtaaTTATTTTTAGAACACACCGGCCAGTTTATGAAATCAAAATCATGGGGCAAGTAGCATATAGCATTCATACGAAAACTTGCCAAAAAAAATCCGAGACATAGATTTGACGCTATAAATACAATTTACCCCAAAAAACTTGGGTTAAGAATAGAGGGGGCATTTGGCAATTTTCTCAACTGGAGGGGTTTATGAGATGGAAACTCGAGGGATAAGGGGACTGTGATTACATCAGATAAGATTGGTTGCATTTGCGCTGCTATTTTGCCAATCAGATTCAGAGCTGTTGCTTAAAACCGAGAAACGAAGAGAAATAGCGAAAAAAAAGTGTCTTTTACCATAGGAAAAAAGTTAAAAGTAAAGTTCATTTTTTGGCAGCTATGTTGGGTTGTACTACACTGAACCTGGGTTGTTTAGGTGGCGTGATGCTGAATGCTCCCGTCCACAATGCCAGTAAACCTTTCTTGATCCCTGCAACGAAACCGCTGCCCTTGTTGAATTCTTCGAAACCCATCAGCAGCTGGAAATCAAGAATCTCAGTGAAAACGGCAGTGGCTGCGGTTGATTCCTCTGATCCAACTGAGGCGGTTAGATATTTCTCTGCCTGTTTGATATTTTAACTTCTCTTGTTCTTTATTTAATGCCGTCGATCAGTAAAAGCAGGGTGGACCAAGCACGTAGCTTTGGAAACTTCCTAATTCTTTTTAGGAAAATGAGACGTGGGTTTTGATTTAATGTCATGGTTTTATTTTCAGTGTTATGGGTTATATATTTTCTATATGTTTTCAAAGGAATGTGTTCAGTGAGATGTAAAGCCATAGGAAAATCTGTTTAGCTGGTGTGATATTGCTTTatggatatttaatttttttttgttgtgaacctagaatttaaaatttaaaagtgTAAGCACATTGTTtagaatataataaaataattgaatagGTTTTAGTGAAAATTTGGATTTCTAAATGGCGACTAAGTTGTGAGTTTTGAAAATGTGAGTGTGAATATTTTTTAGGAAAAATTATGAAATGATATGGTTATATTTGGTTTTAGGATCGCCTAAGGTTATGTCATATGTGTTGACTGAGATAAATGTTGGTTTGCTTTTGTGAGAACAGGAAGAACAAGCTGAGAAGAAAAAAGCATATCATTTTCTTGTGGCGAATGCCAAATTCATGTTGGATGAGGAAGAGCATTTCAAGGAACTTCTAGCTGAGCGTCTCAGGCTTTACGAGGAGAGGGACAAAGAGCAAGATTTTTGGCTTGTGACTGAACCTAAGTTCTTGGACAAGTTCCCCAATATTACCAAGAGACTCAAGAGACCTGCTGTTGCTCTTGTTTCAACCAATGGCACTTGGATTAAGTAAGAACGATAGTTCAATAACTGCAGTGATCAGTACACCTTATATCATGAAATATCTAATGGTCAATACGTCATTTAGCGTAAATTTTGGCTTAAAGAACATGAATTGTGAAGTCCGTCTTAGATTAAGATTCATCTACATTTTTATTCCGTTTTTTATGTGGCATAGCTTAGACGTTGAATTATCGTGTATTTGGACTAAAACTGTTCCCTGACGAAAGAATGAAACCGAAGTATAAATGGGCTTTAGTTCACTAAACGGAGGCAATCGGCCTGATCAGCATGGACATGTGGATATCTACATATGCTCAGACTACACGCTGCTAGAGTTGGGTGGTGTATGAGTGAGGATTTGGTTGAGAGATTGAAATCTGTGATTTCCTTGTTGGCTTGGTCTTTAGCCGAGTACCTAGAGGTTAGAGGggaaaaaattttaataaactaTTTTCACAATTTTTAGGAGATTGAAAAATACAATACCAAACCAAAATTGGaagatttttgaaaaaaatcaagAACGATTTTCTACGCGTGGGGCAGTTGTCCACCCTATACTGAATGTGGCTTCGCCACTGGTTTTAACTGAGCCTAATTGTGTAAACTCGTGCATCTCTTtggtttttttttaacattttatctTATTTTGTGCTATTCCATTTGACAAGAACAGGTTGGGTCTGGAAACTTCAACGTGAAAATGAGTgaatgattttgtgttttgaaTGTAGGTTCATGAAGTTAAGACTGGACCGCGTGTTGCAAGATAGCTTCGAAGCTGACAATGTAGAAGAGGCTCTGGCTTCAAATCCTGTTAATCTCGAGTTTGAAAAGCCCGAAAACTGGACAGCTCCTTATACCAAATACGAATATGGGTGGTGGGAGCCGTTCCTTCCCCCAAAGACATCATCGGTATGAAGAGCAATATATTTACCCTTTTTGTGACAGTGTACGTTTTACAGTAGATTCCAATTGTTAGTGATGAGATGGTGTCTTCAGGGACACAAAACGAAATGCATGTCTTTAAACTTTTTCAGATCTGTTTCATATTACTTCCCTCAAC is part of the Primulina eburnea isolate SZY01 chromosome 1, ASM2296580v1, whole genome shotgun sequence genome and encodes:
- the LOC140835884 gene encoding protein YCF54, chloroplastic-like, with amino-acid sequence MLGCTTLNLGCLGGVMLNAPVHNASKPFLIPATKPLPLLNSSKPISSWKSRISVKTAVAAVDSSDPTEAEEQAEKKKAYHFLVANAKFMLDEEEHFKELLAERLRLYEERDKEQDFWLVTEPKFLDKFPNITKRLKRPAVALVSTNGTWIKFMKLRLDRVLQDSFEADNVEEALASNPVNLEFEKPENWTAPYTKYEYGWWEPFLPPKTSSV